Part of the Lolium rigidum isolate FL_2022 chromosome 6, APGP_CSIRO_Lrig_0.1, whole genome shotgun sequence genome, ttgcaatattaggctttgcggaatataaagatgagcctaatgcaaactaggtgaagcaacctatatgaggatacaagtaactaaagcacgaaggctctcacaagcagttatatcacaagtaaggagttcggttagagataaccgatagcacgcggagacgagggtttattcccgtgttcccttcctttgcaagaaggtacgtcacgtttggaggggtggaggtcccacgaaggattccccacgccacgaaggctcaccctattctccggagcctatcccacgaaggaatagctcactcacttgtggtagactttgaggtagcctccaaaccttcacaatcttgtcaggagcaaatccagagcccggatgcttccggacctctcttgcccacctagggtttccaagaaaccctagagagcaagtttcttgatgaatacaagggggaataagatttggcttggtagaacaagagatcgggtcctcctctatcgtttcctagagggatttgagtttgagtggaggagaagggagatctgaggcttttggtgtttctaacaatggagtataagagagagagctcaagaacagattgtagtgtagtgcctaccccttcagaggtagaagaaggggtatatatagggtCACGCAAAGAGTCCTCCCGGATGGCATCAGCGCAGGAGCCGGTTGGCACCGGAGCGCCCGGCCCTGCACCCGCTCCGACCGGGCGCCTGACCGGAACCGGCCGGTCCAAATCGGGCAGCTGACCGGGACGTGACCGGGGAGTCTCTGTGTCTCACAGTACACTCCCCGGCTGGCACCGGCACAGGGGCCAGTCTGCGCCGGGCGTGGCCGGTGCAGGAGCCGATCCGACCGGGTCCATGACCGGCAGGATGCAGAGGAAccccttttgattgttgtcgaagtggggggtctcctttagccttcttgttccattgatacaccatttatgcctctttggataatacctgggattaaccttataaacatgtattagaccaaacaCCCTAGCAtgatgtcattgttaccaaaataatggataagggtaaaatacccttatagAGGCCCAAGTAGTTGATGACCTAGGAACCTAATCTACTACTTTGATaaaaataaagcaaacaagtTTGCAACCCACTTGTGCAGCTAAAGAAAAATTAGTTCCCACATACTTGCAACTCACAACTAAAACAAAATCATAACATGAATCCTACATCTTGTCTCAGTTGCAGCCATTTGCAACTTGAAACAACTCAGTTACAATCCACTTATAACTGAAAAAATGTCAGGTAGAACCCACGTGCATCCAAAAAATCTCAAGTGCAACTAGGAAAAAATATCAGTTACAACACACGTTGAAACTAGAAAAATCTTAATTGCAACCCATGTGAAACTTGAAAAATCCCAGTTGCAACACACGTGAAACAggaaaaaatctcagttacaaaccacgtgcaactgaaaaaatctcagttgcaaaccatgcaaaatctcagttgcaacccacgtgAATATGGAAAAATCTTAGCTGCAACACACATGAAACGGAAAAATCATTGAAAAATATCAAATACAACCCACGTGTAGCcggaaaaatctcaattgcaacacACTTGAAAGTGagaaaatctcagttacaacccaCGTACAATCTCAGTTTTAACCCACCTGAAACCTGAAGAATCCTAGTTGTAATGCACGCAAAATTGGAAAAAATCTCAGTTTCAAACCACGTGCAACTAGAAAAATCTTAGCAAACTACGTGCAActaaaaaatctcaattgcaacagACATGAAACTGGAATAAGCTTAGTTGCAACCCCGCGCAACTAAAAACTGTTAGTTGCAACTTCACACACATATGAAAAAGTCTCATTTCCTACCCACCCGTAACTAGATAAATTTCAGTTGCGACCGATGTTCAACCGGAAAAATCTCAGCGGCAATTTATGGAAAAGTCTCGATTCAACTCATGTGCATCTCAGCAGCATGAATCACGACATAATCCAACGATAATGAACTTTTTTAGTTACAGCCCACACACAATTAAAATTATCTCGATTGCAACTCATGTACTTTCAATTGCATGGCATGTGCATGTCTTATTTTATTAGTTGCACACTATTTTTTTAATCGCAACAAAGCAAGAAAAATACACAaacaaaaaataacaaaacaactaCATACAACAAACTCGCGACAAAGTAGTGAAGCCAACAACCCACGACAAAACCATCAACATGCAGCAAGAAGGCTTAGAGGGAAAAAAAAGTTGCACGTGACGCAAAGCAATAGGTTGCACGATATTTAGCACTACAAAAAAATCGATGGTTAAAAGAGGTGACTGAAACATAATAAAAAAGATTTGCTAGCTAAGAACTAAGTTCGTGCTCAGTTAAATAACACCATTTGATTGCATCATGATTTCCGCATATGAGTTGCAAGTTGGGTTGCAATTGGATTTATTCAGTTGCAAATGAAGTTGCAACTAAGGTCTTTTCAGTTGGAAGTGGGGATGCAACTAAGAAAATACATTCCAGAGCTTTAGATTTGTCTCATGATTCATAGTAGTCATCGGTTGCAACATAAGTTGCATCTAAGATTTAATGACATCATCTCACCGAGAACGAAGCTagttctgagttgactgagaaaTAATCACATCCTAATAAAAGTACGACCTTTCTAGCAAATCTATACCTTTTAGCCGAAGGCCGCCGCTTGGCGGCACCCTCACAATATAAGAGACTTACCTTGTTGAAGAAGGCTACTTCGTGGGTGTATCTTGATCATGAAGAAtagatttttcgataaagaaggTTTATTAATCAAAGATTAGTATTCATTAGACCTTATCTCAACCTTGTATCAAATACAGGAGCTCGGACGGGATTGAATCGGACCAATATTCCGCGGCTACTCCGCGTGGTACTACAATCAAGTATCACCACTAACTGCATCTACCGCGTAGCATCCATAAAATTGCACACCTACGATCATCAGGCAATCACTGCCGGCGCCGGCGGTGATCCAAAGTTCCAAACGTATCCAACGCACGAATGAATCATCCCGTGCACCTCGGCAACGAACAGCGTATGATCATCGGTCATCCGTGAATCTGCCTCTGAATACCATACCAGCAGCCCGAACACGCAACTTGGCAACCATCCCGAGCAGAATCTGAGTTTTCCGTTACCGCCATTTAAACCTTCTCGCGTGCCGTTCCCGCCGCAAAGCTAATCGTATCCTTTTCCACACTCCTCGGTGCTCGATCGATCTCACGTACAGTACTACGTACGATACGATCTCCACCTATAAATATACCCTCATCGATCTCACAATCCAAACAGCAGTTAGCAGTAGCCAGTAGCAGGCCGGGTGATCAGATCAGTACCGCAGTACTACGATAACCTCGCCAGCTCGTGGTACTAGCAGGTACTGGTTGGTCGGTCGAACACCATGGGTCAGCTCAGCAAGAAGCTTCTCGTGTTAGCGGCCATGGTCGCGGCGGCACTGGCCGTGGCGGAGCTATGCGGCGCCATTCCGCTGGAGGACAAGGACCTGGAGTCGGAGGAGGCGCTGTGGGACCTGTACGAGCGGTGGCAGACCGCGCACCGCGTGCCCCGCCACCACGTCGAGAAGCACCGCCGGTTTGGAACTTTCAAGTCCAACGTCCGCTTCATCCACTCCCACAACAAGCGCGGCGACCGCCCCTACCGCCTCCGCCTCAACCGCTTTGGCGACATGGACCGCCACGAGTTCCGCGCCACCTTCGCCGGATCCCACGTTAACGACCTCCGACGCGACGGCCCTGTCGCCCCGGCCATCCCGGGCTTCATGTACGCCGGCGTTAACGTGTCGGACCTGCCTCAGTCCGTTGACTGGCGGGAGCAGGGCGCGGTCACCGGCGTCAAGGACCAGGGCAAGTGCGGCAGCTGCTGGGCCTTCTCCACCGTGGTGTCCGTGGAGGGCATCAACGCCATCCGGAGCGGCCAGCTGGTGTCCCTGTCGGAGCAAGAGCTCGTCGACTGCGACACGGCGGACAACAACGGGTGCCAGGGCGGCCTCATGGACAATGCCTTCGAGTACATCAAGAATAACGGCGGGCTCGCCACCGAGGAGGCCTACCCGTACCACGCCTCCAACGGCACCTGCGACGCCGTGGAGGCGAAGCGGTCACCCGTGGTGGTGCGCATCGACGGCCACCAGGACGTGCCGGCCAACAGCGAGGAGGAGCTTGCCAAGGCCGTGGCGAACCAGCCCGTGTCCGTCGCCATCGATGCCAGCGGACAGGCATTCCAGTTCTACTCCGCGGGGGTATTCACCGGCGAGTGCGGGACCGAGCTGGACCACGGCGTGGCCGTCGTCGGGTACGGCGTCGACAATGACGGCACGGCGTACTGGACGGTGAAGAACTCGTGGGGAACTGCTTGGGGAGAGAAGGGGTACATCAGGATGCAGAAGGATGGAGGCTTCAGCGGTGGGCTCTGCGGCATCGCCATGGAAGCATCCTACCCAGTGAAGACCCAGAGCAAGCCCAAGCCCACGCCCACGCCCAGGCGCGCTCTCGGGGAAAGGGAATCCCAGTGACCATCCAAAGCAAGATCGATGCATGTATCTGAATTACTACTTACTACTACATATCATTCCTAGCTATATTAGGGTGAAATAAGTTGAAATTAAGTAGCTCTGCGTGCACGcagcaagaaaaaaaaaaggctgtGTGTACGTGGGACGAGGTCGGTCGGTATCTATTTGGATTTCTAAGTGGAGTGTAAAATGATGTGTAATGTAACGTACTGCTTGTATAATGTATGAAAGCTTGATGATATGTTGTGTTCATCTCCCAATTTGGGACATGTTGGTTCGTGTTTGTTTCAAACGTGGATAGAAGGTATGAAATCGGTGAACTGATTTGTTTTTGCGAGTAGACAACCTGGGTTGGCCTGAAGAGGGCCATTTTAACACCTTTTCTCTTTGGGAAGCAAACCGCTGCCCCAGGACTATGAGAAGCATGTGGACTACAGATAGGATTTGCTTCGACATATAAGGCATGCTCAGAAGAACCCTAAGAAGCATGTCAACTAGtccatattttttcgataaagggaatatattaatatcgagagtcaACTAGTCCATATGTTGGTCATATGAAAACCTGAGAAGCAAACCGCTGCCCTAGAACTTTGAGAAGCATGTGGATTACAAATAGGATTAATTTGTCTCCTCATATAAGGCATGCTCTACCAAAAAACCCTAAGCATGTCGATTAGTCTATCTATTGGTCATAAGAAAATATGAGAAGCAAACCGCGGTCGTAGGACTCTGAGAATCATGTGGATTAGTTTACATATATGGAACGTAAGAAAACGTGAGAATCAAATTGCCACCGCATCAATGAACCCTTTTTCTCGGTCCCGCATATCCTTTTTGGCTTTCATGGGCTATCAAGGAAAATCATGGGTGAATTTTGCAGTCGTAATAATCCAGTCATTTTTTACAATGTTGTGTTTTGAGGTATTGGTGTTATGTCACACGAAATAAAAGTTGCACAACTGCTTTTCTGTCCTATTTGGTGGGCATGGCCGAACATTTAGCACAAAAAGCTTTGGTGTTTCAATCCTACCAATCTACGGTACTTATCCCACAGATCATCATCAAGTAGTTCGTCATTGTCTTGGATGCGATGGTAGCCTCAAGTGTGTTTTGGTATGTACTCCTCTGTGTCAGATATTTTGTGCTACCAACTTCGTTCATGTGTACAACAAGGAAACACTGATGTGTTTCCATAATTGTTCAACCTAATCATTTCACTTACTTAAGTGGGACATTGATGGATCCTTAAAACTTTGGAAGTTAGTTTAGATTCGGCAATTTTGTTCTCCTACAATTTTGTTCCTTTACCGAGTCATACCATAAGAGGAGATGCAAAAAAAAGTCGATTCTAGAGATGCGACCTTCAAAAGCATTTatttaaattttagttttttttccacTGATCTATGTCGTTTGAATTTTTTCTAGGGACATGTCGTTTCAGTTCGGTAGATGTATTCTAGACAACAAAGTTCGACTGTTCAATCCAAACGAAAAATGTGGATCCTCATTTAGTAGTTGAGAGAATAGCCACAATACCATTAGTGAAAATCTAGAGTTCCAAAATACCACTAGAAAAACCAAAGTAGCCAAAATAGCACTGCCATTAATGTATTGTTGCGAAAATACCATTCACATCAGATTTTAAACAATTTATAGTCAACCTGGAAAGTTCTTGTAAATTATTTTAGAATGGCAAAAATACCCCTGTGTAGAACCCCAAAACAACAGGAATCAAATCGACCTCCCTACCGGCCATGTTCTTCTCTAATCCAGATGTGCCATGGTGGCATGCCTGACCGCTCATCCCACACGCCAGAGGTGCCTCCTCCTGGCCAGCCGCTTCCCTATTGATT contains:
- the LOC124667314 gene encoding cysteine proteinase EP-B 2-like, with the translated sequence MGQLSKKLLVLAAMVAAALAVAELCGAIPLEDKDLESEEALWDLYERWQTAHRVPRHHVEKHRRFGTFKSNVRFIHSHNKRGDRPYRLRLNRFGDMDRHEFRATFAGSHVNDLRRDGPVAPAIPGFMYAGVNVSDLPQSVDWREQGAVTGVKDQGKCGSCWAFSTVVSVEGINAIRSGQLVSLSEQELVDCDTADNNGCQGGLMDNAFEYIKNNGGLATEEAYPYHASNGTCDAVEAKRSPVVVRIDGHQDVPANSEEELAKAVANQPVSVAIDASGQAFQFYSAGVFTGECGTELDHGVAVVGYGVDNDGTAYWTVKNSWGTAWGEKGYIRMQKDGGFSGGLCGIAMEASYPVKTQSKPKPTPTPRRALGERESQ